TCGGCTTGCGTAGCTGCAACAACTAAAAGTTTCATGGGAAGCAAAAGTAAGGAAATATATATTTTGAAAATGTTAGAATTACGGATGGAATTAGAATTCAATGAATGCTTTGGATAAACATCCTGGGCTATATACATAGAAGGAAATTATACTAAACAATTTTCCAGTTTAGGAGTTAAGAATTTAGCACAATTGTTTGACGCTCATCCCAAGTAAAAAATTTCGATATTTGCCCCATGATTTATATTACACGTAGGGAGCGGTTTAATGCTGCTCACAAATTATTTCGTGAAGAATGGAGCCAAGAGAAAAATGCTGAAGTATTTGGCAAATGCTCTAATCCTAACTGGCATGGGCATAATTATGAACTTTATGTGACAGTCAAGGGGCATGTGAATCCAGAAACAGGATTTGTTATTGATTTAAAAGATCTGCGTGACATCATTAATACACGAGTTATTGATAAGATTGATCACAAAAACGTGAATTTGGATGTTGATTTTATGAAAGGTAAAATGGCATCAACAGAAGTGTTGGCCATGGAAATTTTCAATCAGCTGAACGGACCAATTAAAGAGCAAGGCGCAATGTTGCATGCTGTTAAACTATACGAAACCGAAAATAACTTTGTTGAATATTTCGGTGATTAAACGCTCAAAACGCTTATGGACGAATTTAAAAAAATTGCTTCCGGAATGATGGAAGAAAACGAGATGGACGGTTATGCAAAGATTGACCGTTACAACGAAGACAAGATCAAAGATATTGCTGAAAAGTATTATGATATTTTAAAAGATATTGGTGAAAATCCTGATCGGGAGGGCTTAATTAAGACTCCTGAGCGTGTGGCAAAGGCACTTCAGTTTTTAACTCACGGTTATGATCTGGATCCACAGGAAATCTTGAAATCAGCAATGTTTACCGAGGAATACAGCCAAATGGTGATAGTAAAGGATATTGAAGTATATTCAATGTGCGAGCACCATATGCTGCCTTTTTTTGGTAAAGCACATGTTGCATATATTCCTAACGGAAAGGTTGTTGGGTTGAGTAAACTTCCACGTGTGGTCGACGCCTTTTCACGTCGCTTACAGGTGCAAGAGCGTTTAACCAATGAAATACGTGATTGTATTCAAGAAACGCTGAACCCGCTGGGTGTTGCTGTTGTTATTGAATGTAAACACATGTGCATGAGCATGCGTGGTATTCAAAAACAAAACTCGGTAACAACCACCTCAGCCTTTACCGGAGAGTTTATTAATAATGAAAAAACCCGTTATGAGTTTATGCAGTTAATAGCAGCTCATTTAAGTTAGCTATTCTTTTAAACTTATTTATTGAATCAATTTAAAACCAAATTATAGATGAAAGCATATGTTTTCCCTGGTCAGGGAGCACAATTTGTAGGTATGGGTAAAGAGTTATACGAAACTTCGGCCCAAGCCAAAGAGTTGTTTGAAAAAGCCAATGAAATTATCGGTTTCCGTATTACGGATGTGATGTTTAACGGAACTGACGAAGATTTAAAACAAACTAAGGTTACTCAACCAGCAATTTTCCTGCACTCGGTTATTTTGGCTAAAACTTTAGGCGAGAGCTTTAAGCCTGAAATGGTAGCCGGACACTCATTGGGTGAGTTTTCAGCATTAGTAGCCAACGGTACATTAGGCTTTGAGGACGGTTTGAAACTGGTAATTGCACGTGCCAATGCAATGCAAAAAGC
Above is a window of Solitalea lacus DNA encoding:
- a CDS encoding 6-pyruvoyl trahydropterin synthase family protein; protein product: MIYITRRERFNAAHKLFREEWSQEKNAEVFGKCSNPNWHGHNYELYVTVKGHVNPETGFVIDLKDLRDIINTRVIDKIDHKNVNLDVDFMKGKMASTEVLAMEIFNQLNGPIKEQGAMLHAVKLYETENNFVEYFGD
- the folE gene encoding GTP cyclohydrolase I FolE codes for the protein MDEFKKIASGMMEENEMDGYAKIDRYNEDKIKDIAEKYYDILKDIGENPDREGLIKTPERVAKALQFLTHGYDLDPQEILKSAMFTEEYSQMVIVKDIEVYSMCEHHMLPFFGKAHVAYIPNGKVVGLSKLPRVVDAFSRRLQVQERLTNEIRDCIQETLNPLGVAVVIECKHMCMSMRGIQKQNSVTTTSAFTGEFINNEKTRYEFMQLIAAHLS